The genome window TGTGGACTTGGTTTTAAAAGCTAAGCCAGAGTTAAACGACTTATCCACAAATTAGACTACCCAGTATATATTTAGACTGTTGTGGATATTGGTCTATAGAGATGTTCCTTATAGTGGATCGTAGACTAATGAGAAGCGAAAAAGCCCCTCTTTAGAAGTTTTTCCTAAACTCACTGACTATCCCCTACGCATCATCCCACCCAACTGCTGTGACACCTGGATCTCTGTATATTTAGTGAAACGTTTGCAAAGGGAGTTAACTGTGCATACAGTTTTGCCATACAGTCGCCTTCACGTTATTGGGAAGTGTGTGCAATGAGTTGTGCTCACAATATGGAGAAGCATTGACACAtgtgacttcttttttttaatgaatgtgaGAAGCCTGAGAATGGAGGTGCCTAAACGGACTATGTCTGTGGTTAATTTCATCAGTCACAACCCACCAGCAACTTTCACTCCAAGATCTGTAAGTCTACAGAAAGTTAAGCTATTGATTCAACTTCTTTACTTATCTAGATGGTCAGAACTCTGAATACAGAATTAAGGTTATGAACTGCCCCAAAGTGGTGCATAGCTCATTGTATAGTCTCATCTCTTCTGACAAGGGATGTCACAGAAAAAAGAACTGTGTTGTTCCAGATTAAAAAGAGaggtctattttaaaaaatcagaagcaaATATTTGGATTAAAACTCAATCCTTCCTGTTCTGGAGGAGACCCCTCTTTTTCATAGGACATCTTGTTGCTGAGAAATCTGGTATTTGCCATCTCTCGACCAAACCACAAGAACCTCACGCTACCATCAACATGATTAAGACAAAATACTccatttttgaaacaaaataagCTAGATATACACTCCTCAGTTTTCCTTTAAATGTACAAAAACTTTAAGATCTGAGACCTAAAGTGGATAGCAACAAAGACACAGCTACCCCACAGAAATCCATACAGATACACACCTACTTATTGAAATTTAGTATATGCAtaaaattgtatattttaaaatactgtacagaagagAAAATGCACAAGAATACCATACTGTTTTGAAACATGTAGAAAATGGAAATCTCTTTTGTTCTGTAGTTTTTGACAGACTGGGGGGAAAAGGACAATTTCACCTTGAAAACTGAGACATGAAATAACTATAGAAAAATCAATATATATGAAGGTTAGAACTTCTACTCTCAACTTTTATGTTTCTCTCCACAGAATGATTCAAGAAAATGATGTGGTCAACCAGTCTTTTGTGAAAGGATTCTTACTGATGGAATTTTCCAGTGATCACAGCCTACAAATTATGTATTTTCTCATATTTCTTTCCATTTACTTGATTGCCCTGATAGGAAATTTCCTCATTCTTGCAACAGTGGCTCTGAATTACAGCCTTCACACCCCTATGTACGGATTTTTGGTGAATTTATCAATAATAGACATTTGCTACATCTCTACTATTGTTCCAAAAACCTTGTCTGCTTCCTTAACAGGCAACAACTTGATTTCATTTTCTGGATGTGTTGCTCAGATTTTCTCAGTTATGTTTTTCGCTGGTGCTGAGATTTCCCTGCTCACTGTTATGGCTTATGACCGCTATGTAGCCATCTGCCACCCTCTGCAATACAGACTGATAATGAACTGGAAAGCATGTATCCAAGTAGCAGCTGCTTTCTGGTCAGTCAGTGTAATCCACGCAGTCCTAGAAACCACAGTCACCTTCACTTTAAGCTTCTGTGGGCCCAATATCCTtgaacaaattttctgtgatgTCCCTTCATTATTAAAGATTTCTTGCACTGATACTCTTGTTAATAACGTTATTCTTATTGTAATTGGCAGCACTGTGAATTTGTTTTGCATTCTATTCATTTCTGTTTCCTATGGCTACATCTTCTCCACAGTACTTAGGATCCCAGCAGATCAAGGCAGGTATAAAGTCTTCTCCACCTGCATTCCTCACATGGCCGTCTTCTCCCTATTTGTCATCACAGCTATGTTTTCATACATGAAGCCTAGTGGACTGTCTTCTCACATGTTTAATTTGCTGTCTGGTGTTCTGTACACCATTTTGCCACCTGTACTGAACCCCATCATTTATTGCCTGCGGAATAAGGAGATTCAAGAAGCGATGTGGAAAATATTAAAGAAGTATAACTTTCCTACCATATTTTCCTAAATTGTAATGGATATATTTTGGCTTTTTGCTAATATACTCGCTCCTGCCCTTGTCTACTTCTTACTGTGCCTCGGTCATGTAAATTGTTGTTTCAGTTTTTGTGGGTGAGGAAGAGTCGATTTCATCTCcagttcttccttcttccttctacaTCTTCCCACTACAATGCTTGTACAACTGCAAATGTTCATTATCTCATTCTGCATATGGGAAAAGAGGTAGTGAGTGCAAGCTttggaatgctttttaaaatgtttcaataaAAACTCATCCATCCAACTTGCTTTCCAAAAATGCTGATTTTGTTCATTCCTCAACCTGGTTTGAGTGTGAGTCACAGATATTTTATGGAAGAGATGTAATAAACAAAACTGTAGTTTTGACCTAAATATTTTATCTTGAAACTTTCGCAACACTTATTTTTTGTCTTTGCTAATTTTCTCCCTTACTGAACTGCCTGTAATGTAATTTCATGTTCATTTGTGGCCTTACTGAATCTAATGTTTAAAAtgtcaaatttttaaaaacataaaaagtgTTTTGCACAAATCTCACTGTCTGCAGAGCCCTCCTTTTTGTAAGAGACCATCTTTCTCTGAATCTGCTGAATCAAAGTTCTGAATGCAGGACTCCAAGGGACAACTCCTGTTACCTAGTGTTTGATTTCATCTGCTACAACTCATCGCCGATATTCACTCCAAGATCTTTAAGTCTACAGATaacatgtaaaggtaaaggtaaaggttcccattgacaattttttttgtccagtcatgttcgactctagggggcagtgctcatccccgtttccaagccatagagccagcatttgtccgaagacaatcttccgtggtcacatggccagtgcgacttagacatggaacgctgttaccttcccactgaggtggtccctatttatctacttagatttgcatgctttcgaattgctaggttggcgggagctgggacaaccgacgggagctcactctgttgcgtggattcgatattattcgaaacctgtgctgcagggtcttctgaccctgcagcacaggtttctgcggtttagcccgcagcgccaccacgtcccagcgcCACAGATAACATGGGTAAGATAATGCAGGATTAGTCAGACTCTACTGGCAAGCCCAGTCTCAGTAATCTGGCTTTGCTATGCTTGATTCACATCCTGTTTTTCAATAGCACTTAGTTTGAATGATCACACAAAGACCCAGGGTTATTTCCATATAAGAAACCACATTGGATCTCAATCCCATGTGATTTGATCCATCCTCACAGCCTATGGCTTCCTCCCTTTGATGCCACCTGCCAGGTGACCTGACTTTCTGACAATTGTTCAAGGCTGCATCCTTAGTAATTTTCTTTGGAGCCCTTAGAATAAGTGAGGTAGTTGCAATGAGCAAGTCAGACACATCACTAATGGCCTTGCAGAGGCAGGACATCCTCATGGAGAATGACACCCTACTGATACATATACGAGTTCAACGGCTGATCAGAGAGGGAAAGGGGTGCATTTAACGTTAGGCAGGTGTTCTATACAGAGCACATGCCCTTTTCTGGCCATGGAGGCATATTTGACTTCCAGGGCACAACATCCAGGCTATCTCTTCATGCACAGCAAAGGATCACCATtgacaaaataccaattttggagaTTAACGGATAGAGCACTACAGCAGTCTGGCGTAGTGCGGCTATGCTTCAGCACTCATTCATTTAGGATAGTAGCAGCCTTGACAGCTTCTGTCCTTGACTATGGTTTGGAAGATATTAAACAGTTAGGACGCTGGAGTTCCCACTGTTACAGCTGCTGTGTTCGTGTTCTCACTTCAGTTTAGGTTCGTTGCTGGCCTTGTTTCTTTTGTTACAGGTGCTGAGGTTTCGAAGAAGAGACTTCGCATCCTGATTGTCGGGCATAGATTTATCTTCTGGGCAGTGGGCCATGCTGTGAAATCATTGTGGGGAAGTAACTTAGGCCTTGGGCCTCAGCCCAACTGGAGTGGTTTGCAGTGGGATGTGTTCCTACATGCAGTTCCTCGTGGTCCTCATTGCTGTCCCCCCCCAATGTGTTAGTTGTTCACATCGGTGGCAAAAGCTTAGCGGAGCAGAAAATCCTTGGTTTTAGGTATTATAAGAGATTTGCCTCTGTTGAAAACTGAGCACACTTGGATGATCATTTTATGGTCCACGATAATACCTAGAGTGCAATGGCTGGCAGGTTGCCCACTGCAGTTCAGCAATATAGGATGCAGACGAGTTAACCGTGAAGTTTGCCGGGCTGTCAAAGGGGGTATTGGTACAGTTATTGGACACCATGACATTAGTTTAAATAGGCCGGAGCTTTACAGACACAATGGGGTGCATCTCTCAGACCAGGATCTGGACTTATTCCTTCAAGATATTCAGAGGGGCCTGTGTTCAGTGGTTAATAGTTGGGGCGGGCAAGGGAGTTATTCATGTTAGTCCCTTTGCCCTGGTGGGTACTACAGAAGGAAGTTGGATCGGTGAGTCCTAGTAAGAGCAAAGGAAGGTTATAGCTCACCCAAGCTCCCAGCACAGTGGACTGTGAGATTACACCATGCAGGTGGGAGGATGCACTGGTGCCTCTCATGGACCAAGGGCCACCAAACAGGTGGGAACTCAAGGCCCAGGTGAGGTCAGTGCCAATCCGGCCGGGGTTGCACAGTCTTGGTGACCACACAGGCTCAGGGCAGAGGACTTGCCCATATTGGCAAACGGTCCCGGGAAACCCACTTATTCCTTTCCTCACTATAGCAGCCCCCTCTTCTTAATTAtagttcaataaagtgtggccctggcTTAACCCAAGTATCACTCTTTGAATGCCTCACATggcttgaaaatcctattaaatTCATCATAAATCCCAGGCAACCTGATGGCA of Pogona vitticeps strain Pit_001003342236 chromosome 6, PviZW2.1, whole genome shotgun sequence contains these proteins:
- the LOC144583696 gene encoding olfactory receptor 14A16-like, with the protein product MEFSSDHSLQIMYFLIFLSIYLIALIGNFLILATVALNYSLHTPMYGFLVNLSIIDICYISTIVPKTLSASLTGNNLISFSGCVAQIFSVMFFAGAEISLLTVMAYDRYVAICHPLQYRLIMNWKACIQVAAAFWSVSVIHAVLETTVTFTLSFCGPNILEQIFCDVPSLLKISCTDTLVNNVILIVIGSTVNLFCILFISVSYGYIFSTVLRIPADQGRYKVFSTCIPHMAVFSLFVITAMFSYMKPSGLSSHMFNLLSGVLYTILPPVLNPIIYCLRNKEIQEAMWKILKKYNFPTIFS